One region of Salvelinus namaycush isolate Seneca chromosome 3, SaNama_1.0, whole genome shotgun sequence genomic DNA includes:
- the prlra gene encoding prolactin receptor a: MMWRDVGVTLILSLILPVVAQGARHTPPGKPKLTSCRSPDKETFTCWWEAGSDGGRPTTYSLFYHKENSDTVYECPDYRTAGANSCFFNKNETSIWVNYNITVVATNALGNNFSDPVDVDVVYIVQPHTPENVTVGVLEDEDGPFLRVSWEPPRKADTRSGWITLIYELRVKLEEAEEWEEHRAGQQKMFNIFSLHSGGVYMVQVRCKPDHGFWSEWSTASYVKVPDYIPRERSMWILIAVFSAFIFLILTWIITMNRSSVKHCLLPPVPGPKIKGFDQQLLKKGKPEEVFNALVVQSFPPRSTDYEDLLVEYLDVYVNEKQELMPEGKDLQDVGCLKSKSQSDNDSGRGSCDSHTLLMEKCGGVESKEESSYEEPELLQGQAGSWERLEKGDSQEVDTPDSSDGRVKTWPSVFSPSIHGSSDNHHYGTLEMPKQHSTSEITYSVPDHLFPTSTSFPHHHHPEYSDSLYHLSRSPSAGVAYHWEAQHHPQAHSNFNIRNLERQKEATGLGLPPSRSMEYVEVQKVNQENQLVLKPLSSHGRGPFQVQFGGAGVNYSKVNGVNNDNVLLLQRQREMAEAGQYCDYQEKEGGSAERYPTQQQGKTAKDGPVATLLQESTCLTTSGYVDTAPTMPTF; encoded by the exons ATGATGTGGAGAGACGTGGGAGTAACACTGATACTGTCACTAATCCTGCCTGTGGTTGCTCAGGGAGCAC GCCACACCCCCCCAGGAAAGCCCAAGCTGACCAGCTGTAGGTCCCCAGATAAGGAGACCTTCACCTGCTGGTGGGAGGCAGGCTCTGACGGGGGGCGACCCACCACCTACTCCCTCTTCTACCACAAAGAGAA CTCTGACACAGTCTATGAGTGTCCAGACTACCGTACAGCGGGGGCCAACTCCTGTTTCTTCAACAAGAATGAAACATCCATCTGGGTCAACTACAATATCACTGTAGTGGCCACCAACGCCCTCGGCAACAACTTCTCTGACCCTGTGGATGTAGACGTGGTCTATATAG TCCAGCCACACACACCAGAGAACGTGACGGTAGGGGTGTTGGAGGACGAAGATGGTCCCTTCCTCAGGGTGTCATGGGAACCGCCCCGTAAGGCCGACACACGTTCCGGCTGGATCACCCTCATCTATGAGCTCAGGGTCAAACTGGAGGAGGCGGAGGAGTGGGAG GAGCACCGCGCAGGTCAACAGAAAATGTTCAACATCTTCAGCCTGCATTCTGGTGGTGTCTACATGGTGCAGGTCCGTTGCAAGCCAGACCACGGCTTCTGGAGCGAGTGGAGCACCGCCAGCTATGTCAAAGTTCCAGACT ACATTCCTCGGGAACGATCCATGTGGATCCTGATAGCCGTCTTCTCTGCCTTCATCTTCTTGATTCTCACATGGATTATCACCATGAACAGAAGCAG tGTGAAGCACTGTCTACTACCTCCTGTTCCTGGACCTAAAATAAAAGGATTTGATCAACAGCTTCTCAAG AAGGGCAAGCCAGAAGAGGTATTCAACGCCTTGGTAGTCCAAAGTTTCCCTCCGAGGTCTACTGACTACGAGGACCTGCTGGTGGAATACCTGGACGTGTACGTCAACGAGAAACAGGAACTGATGCCGGAGGGAAAAGACCTCCAAGATGTTGGCTGCCTCAAGTCCAAGAGCCAGTCGGACAACGACTCGGGCCGGGGAAGCTGTGACAGCCACACCTTGCTGATGGAGAAGTGTGGAGGTGTGGAGTCCAAGGAGGAGTCGAGCTACGAGGAACCCGAGCTACTGCAAGGCCAGGCGGGGTCTTGGGAGAGGCTAGAGAAGGGAGACAGCCAGGAGGTGGACACCCCAGATTCATCAGATGGGAGGGTTAAGACCTGGCCATCAGTCTTCTCCCCATCGATCCATGGATCCTCCGACAACCACCACTATGGTACACTTGAGATGCCCAAGCAGCACAGCACAAGTGAGATAACATACAGCGTCCCAGATCATCTCTTCCCCACATCCACCTCCtttccccaccaccaccacccagagTACAGCGACAGCCTGTACCATCTCAGTAGATCCCCATccgctggagttgcttaccactGGGAGGCCCAGCACCACCCCCAGGCCCACAGCAACTTCAACATCCGCAATCTGGAGCGCCAGAAAGAAGCCACAGGGCTTGGGCTGCCCCCCTCCCGGTCCATGGAGTATGTGGAGGTCCAGAAAGTGAACCAGGAGAACCAGCTGGTCCTGAAGCCCCTCTCCAGCCACGGCCGGGGCCCCTTCCAGGTGCAGTTCGGCGGGGCCGGGGTGAACTACAGTAAAGTCAACGGGGTGAACAATGACAACGTGCTCTTGCTGCAGAGGCAGAGGGAGATGGCTGAAGCTGGGCAGTACTGTGACTaccaggagaaggaggggggttCTGCTGAGAGATATCCCACACAGCAGCAGGGCAAGACGGCCAAAGACGGACCTGTAGCTACCCTGCTCCAGGAGAGCACGTGCCTGACCACCAGCGGCTATGTGGACACTGCCCCCACGATGCCCACCTTCTAG